One Deltaproteobacteria bacterium genomic window carries:
- a CDS encoding phosphoribosyltransferase — translation MSVVLGKNIHDVVELRERTGVFRDRSHAGEVLAELLEGKVGRNPLVLAIPAGGIPVGVSLARRLELPLDVAVVSKITLPWNTECGYGAVAFDGTVKVNEELVRHFGLRKEDIQQGVEMTERKVEQRFRTLRGRRPFPNLSNRWTVVVDDGLASGSTLEVAVAALRNSGAEKLFIAVPTAHRHSLLKIARKVEGVFCANIRGGWSFAVADAYQRWTDVTEEELQALLAEYDAVARRE, via the coding sequence GTGTCAGTAGTTCTTGGCAAAAATATACATGATGTTGTGGAGTTGCGAGAGCGCACCGGAGTGTTTCGAGACAGAAGCCATGCGGGAGAGGTTCTGGCAGAATTACTCGAAGGTAAGGTGGGCAGGAATCCCCTGGTGCTGGCCATACCAGCAGGCGGCATACCTGTAGGTGTGAGTCTCGCTCGGCGGCTTGAGCTTCCTCTAGATGTGGCGGTGGTCAGTAAGATTACTTTGCCGTGGAACACGGAATGTGGCTACGGCGCGGTGGCCTTCGACGGCACGGTCAAGGTCAATGAAGAACTGGTCAGGCATTTTGGCCTTCGAAAGGAAGATATCCAGCAGGGAGTCGAGATGACAGAGCGTAAAGTTGAACAGCGCTTTCGCACCTTGCGAGGCAGACGTCCTTTTCCGAACCTCAGCAACCGCTGGACAGTGGTAGTAGATGATGGCCTGGCCTCAGGTTCCACGCTCGAGGTTGCCGTGGCAGCCCTGAGGAATAGTGGCGCAGAAAAGCTCTTCATTGCGGTACCCACAGCTCACCGGCACTCCCTGTTGAAAATCGCCCGGAAGGTAGAAGGAGTCTTTTGCGCCAACATCAGAGGAGGATGGAGTTTTGCAGTGGCTGACGCCTACCAACGATGGACTGATGTGACAGAGGAGGAACTGCAAGCATTGTTGGCGGAATACGATGCTGTGGCAAGGAGGGAATAG
- a CDS encoding TIGR00341 family protein, with amino-acid sequence MALRMIELVVPADIGAYVDTYLNGQPVLGVWRQPLADEQTLVKVLLAAEDAEAILDLFERNYGSLEAFRAVLIPVEASLPRMETVEDNEDGTAPATAATDKKSKKRRISREELYVDITDAAKLSPVFAAMVVLSAIVASIGIMRDNTAVVIGAMVIAPLLGPNAALSLATTLGEMRLARTALKTSFVGVAITLVLSAAIGLVAAVDPAIQEIASRTQVGLSDIVLALAAGGAGALAFTSGVSSTLVGVMVAVAFLPPLVVFGLLCGSGFFSLAFEALLLFAANLICINLAGVLVFLLQGVQPRLWWEAEMARRATQRAVIIWFALLLALVAVILLGRGR; translated from the coding sequence ATGGCACTGCGAATGATTGAACTTGTGGTTCCTGCCGACATAGGGGCATATGTCGATACTTACCTGAATGGACAGCCGGTCCTGGGAGTCTGGCGCCAACCATTGGCTGATGAGCAGACGCTGGTAAAGGTGCTGCTGGCGGCCGAAGATGCAGAGGCTATCCTGGATCTCTTCGAGAGAAACTATGGTTCACTCGAGGCTTTCCGGGCTGTTCTCATACCGGTAGAGGCATCCTTGCCTCGAATGGAGACAGTAGAGGACAACGAGGACGGCACTGCCCCTGCTACTGCTGCGACCGATAAGAAGAGCAAAAAGAGGCGCATCAGCAGGGAAGAGCTGTATGTTGACATTACTGATGCGGCAAAGCTTTCTCCTGTTTTTGCTGCTATGGTGGTGTTGTCAGCCATTGTGGCAAGCATTGGCATCATGCGGGACAATACGGCAGTTGTTATCGGGGCCATGGTGATAGCGCCACTGTTGGGGCCAAACGCAGCCTTGTCACTGGCCACCACCCTCGGAGAAATGCGCCTGGCACGCACCGCCTTGAAAACAAGTTTTGTGGGAGTAGCAATTACCCTGGTACTGTCTGCAGCAATTGGGCTTGTTGCTGCTGTGGACCCTGCAATTCAAGAAATAGCCTCCAGAACCCAGGTCGGCCTGAGCGACATTGTCCTTGCCCTGGCAGCTGGTGGAGCGGGAGCCCTGGCCTTCACCAGCGGCGTGTCCTCCACGCTTGTGGGAGTAATGGTAGCTGTGGCCTTCTTGCCGCCTCTGGTAGTTTTTGGGCTGTTATGCGGTTCCGGATTTTTCTCCCTGGCTTTCGAAGCCTTGCTTCTCTTTGCTGCCAACCTCATCTGCATCAATCTGGCCGGCGTCCTGGTTTTTCTGCTCCAGGGCGTACAACCGAGGCTCTGGTGGGAAGCAGAAATGGCTAGAAGGGCCACGCAGCGGGCCGTCATCATCTGGTTCGCTCTGCTGCTGGCTCTGGTTGCGGTCATTCTGCTTGGACGCGGCAGATAA
- a CDS encoding PaaI family thioesterase, giving the protein MTRERIPIPTLRGSDCFACGSNNPLGLKMQFYCQGNKVCSDVVVEQHHVGWQNMVHGGIISTLLDEIMSWTVLYFRKVFAVTRQIKVKYLRPTPVGTPLTVQGEILGETEKKAIHTSGVLLDSRGKKLARSEAEFVILTGSRLEVLPLESRQEMELLFKHINKLQRQIKTGASSSP; this is encoded by the coding sequence ATGACCAGAGAAAGAATACCCATTCCGACACTGCGAGGCTCTGATTGCTTTGCTTGTGGTAGCAATAATCCGCTTGGCTTGAAGATGCAATTCTACTGCCAGGGCAACAAGGTCTGCTCGGATGTAGTAGTCGAGCAGCATCACGTGGGATGGCAGAATATGGTCCACGGCGGTATTATCTCCACTCTTCTCGATGAGATTATGTCCTGGACGGTTCTCTATTTCAGAAAAGTTTTTGCTGTCACCAGACAGATAAAAGTGAAGTATCTTAGACCAACACCTGTGGGCACCCCGCTGACGGTCCAGGGAGAGATTCTTGGTGAAACGGAAAAAAAGGCAATCCATACTTCAGGGGTTTTGCTCGACTCTCGAGGGAAAAAACTCGCCAGGAGTGAGGCGGAATTCGTCATCCTGACTGGCAGCAGGCTCGAAGTGCTGCCCCTTGAGTCAAGGCAAGAAATGGAGCTGTTGTTCAAACATATCAATAAGTTGCAACGACAAATTAAGACAGGCGCAAGCAGTTCACCTTAA
- a CDS encoding alpha/beta hydrolase produces the protein MEEKHIFFAAGPVKLEGLFYAAKGNNGVVITHPHPIYGGNMESAVVDLLSRTYQLAGYSTLRFNFRGVGNSGGYYDQGEGEQQDVQAALEYLVTHCDGSVDLVGYSFGAWVNARALATIAPPNRVIMISPPVSHLDFSGIATIPRLRLVVVGDRDQFAPLEEIISFMPKWNPRARLEVIENADHFYVSALGTLEAIFTAFLANRG, from the coding sequence ATGGAAGAGAAGCATATTTTCTTTGCGGCTGGACCTGTCAAACTGGAAGGGTTGTTTTATGCTGCCAAAGGAAACAACGGTGTAGTAATCACCCATCCCCATCCCATATACGGCGGCAACATGGAAAGCGCTGTGGTAGATCTGCTCAGCCGCACCTACCAACTAGCAGGCTACAGCACCCTGCGCTTCAATTTTCGCGGAGTGGGCAACAGCGGCGGGTATTACGACCAGGGAGAGGGTGAGCAGCAAGATGTACAGGCAGCCCTGGAGTACCTGGTGACTCACTGTGATGGATCAGTTGATCTGGTGGGCTATTCCTTTGGAGCCTGGGTAAACGCACGAGCCCTGGCTACTATCGCCCCACCTAACAGAGTAATAATGATATCGCCGCCAGTATCCCATCTCGACTTCAGTGGCATCGCCACTATTCCTCGCCTTCGGCTGGTAGTAGTGGGCGACCGAGATCAGTTCGCCCCACTCGAAGAAATAATTTCATTCATGCCGAAATGGAATCCCAGAGCTCGCCTGGAAGTTATCGAGAACGCTGATCATTTCTACGTGAGCGCTCTTGGCACGCTCGAAGCAATATTCACAGCCTTTCTCGCAAACAGGGGGTGA
- a CDS encoding 4Fe-4S binding protein, translating to MKIVVDPDKCIASGECVLACPQKAISIQEGTAVIDESICDLDGICIVACPEDAISFLEEG from the coding sequence ATGAAAATCGTGGTTGATCCTGATAAATGCATTGCCAGCGGAGAATGTGTTCTTGCCTGCCCTCAGAAGGCAATTTCCATTCAAGAAGGTACGGCTGTCATAGATGAGAGCATCTGCGATCTAGATGGCATCTGCATCGTTGCTTGCCCTGAAGATGCCATCAGCTTTCTGGAGGAGGGCTGA